One segment of Streptomyces sp. NA02950 DNA contains the following:
- a CDS encoding DUF1266 domain-containing protein: protein MGNGEGLAAGPEQHGGHGAMAAWQAPSRVERELYEAKNRGDWSAYFDVLARTDLFVADSYTRLQAHPRTVRFTPYWYQQVRAECLPVLTEGMLPAPHPETVFLSQSLGWFADEWRHDDPPWIVINPGTPCETFFPAGPAQRALWKQHAQNASGCGHSHLELRGLDTGGATEGPVAHGLACAALLFVKNGELWNAMAYHGGGYTSERNRLKEWWGVTSREEWQRTQEVLLTAEMISGVWEFALGVRRSLALDFAGPVGVDHWRAVAERVLRRNAAEAEFRITPDGVTKAEPRESSEVEAQVAGVQRLIGRIARYEARFRADGLLAEGKFIRTVEAWDYGRASGMARWGLAARFCTLPEAEHAVLRASRAAQANYRSWEEFSAAYILGRCLHFDEEEFGSWYEDMLTAHRILTTDPASPWLTLPFT from the coding sequence ATGGGGAACGGGGAGGGGCTCGCCGCCGGGCCGGAACAACACGGCGGCCACGGGGCGATGGCGGCATGGCAGGCGCCCAGCCGTGTCGAGCGGGAGCTGTACGAGGCGAAGAACCGCGGTGACTGGTCCGCGTACTTCGATGTGCTGGCGCGTACGGATCTGTTCGTGGCCGACTCCTACACCCGGCTCCAGGCGCATCCGAGGACCGTGCGGTTCACCCCGTACTGGTACCAGCAGGTCCGGGCGGAGTGTCTGCCGGTGCTCACCGAGGGCATGCTCCCCGCTCCCCATCCGGAGACGGTCTTCCTCTCGCAGTCCCTGGGCTGGTTCGCCGACGAGTGGCGGCATGACGATCCGCCGTGGATCGTCATCAACCCCGGCACTCCGTGTGAGACGTTCTTCCCGGCGGGACCCGCGCAGCGGGCCCTGTGGAAGCAGCACGCCCAGAACGCCTCGGGCTGCGGCCACTCCCACCTCGAGTTGCGCGGACTGGACACCGGCGGGGCCACGGAAGGGCCGGTGGCCCATGGACTGGCCTGCGCGGCGCTGCTGTTCGTGAAGAACGGTGAGCTGTGGAACGCCATGGCCTACCACGGCGGTGGCTACACCAGCGAGCGCAACCGGCTCAAGGAGTGGTGGGGGGTCACCAGTCGCGAGGAGTGGCAGCGCACCCAGGAGGTGCTGCTCACCGCCGAGATGATCAGCGGTGTCTGGGAGTTCGCGCTCGGTGTCCGCCGTTCGCTGGCCCTGGACTTCGCCGGGCCGGTCGGGGTGGACCACTGGCGGGCGGTGGCCGAGCGGGTGCTGCGGCGCAACGCGGCCGAGGCCGAGTTCCGGATCACCCCCGACGGGGTCACCAAGGCCGAGCCGCGGGAGAGCTCGGAGGTGGAGGCGCAGGTCGCGGGGGTGCAGCGGCTGATCGGGCGGATCGCCCGGTACGAGGCCCGGTTCCGCGCGGACGGGCTGCTGGCCGAGGGGAAGTTCATCCGCACCGTGGAGGCGTGGGACTACGGCCGGGCCTCGGGGATGGCCCGCTGGGGGCTGGCCGCCCGGTTCTGCACCCTGCCCGAGGCCGAGCACGCGGTACTGCGGGCGAGTCGCGCGGCGCAGGCCAACTACCGCTCCTGGGAGGAGTTCTCCGCCGCGTACATCCTCGGGCGCTGTCTCCACTTCGACGAGGAGGAGTTCGGCAGCTGGTACGAGGACATGCTCACGGCGCATCGCATCCTGACCACCGATCCGGCGAGCCCCTGGCTCACCCTCCCCTTCACGTAG
- a CDS encoding glycoside hydrolase family 15 protein: MTAPEGILRPRKADAPRYLPIAEHGLIGDLRTAALVGTNGTIDWYCCARFDAPSVFASILDADRGGSFDLSPDVPVRNKQFYFPDTNILITRFFADDGVAEVQDFMPIVDDSREADRHRLIRRVLCVRGSMPFTARVAPRFDYGRRTHTLDIGHDHTVFASPELSLALTTSVTLEADGQDAVSTFKLVEGESAVFALDRIGDSVRPRSCPLAEAEEQFGATVRYWRRWLSHSRYRGRWREMVHRSALTLKLLTYAPTGAIVAAPTASLPELLGSTRNWDYRYVWIRDAAFCIYAMLRLGFTEEAEDFVRFLSENIRLQEGPRGPLQIMYGIDGRSDLPEEELPHLEGYLGSAPVRIGNKAVEQLQLDIYGALVDSLYLYDKWGQPLSSEHWDTIGDLVGWVCDHWDRPDRGIWETRVGDQRFLYSQLMCWVAIERAMRIASRRGLPADTLRWARARDAIYRRIMRNGWSPARRAFVQHEGDDVLDAAVLMMPLAKFISPTDPKWLSTLDALGEELVSDSLVYRYDPQRSPDGLPGEEGTFSICSFWYVEALARAGRVDEARLAFEKMLTYANHLGLYAEEIGRTGEQSGNFPQAFTHLALISAAFNLDRALG, encoded by the coding sequence ATGACCGCGCCCGAAGGAATCCTCCGCCCCCGCAAGGCGGACGCGCCCCGTTACCTCCCCATCGCCGAGCACGGACTGATCGGCGATCTGCGGACGGCCGCGCTCGTGGGGACGAACGGCACCATCGACTGGTACTGCTGCGCCCGGTTCGACGCCCCCAGCGTCTTCGCCTCGATCCTGGACGCCGACCGCGGCGGGTCCTTCGACCTCTCCCCGGATGTGCCGGTACGGAACAAGCAGTTCTACTTCCCCGACACCAACATCCTGATCACCCGGTTCTTCGCGGACGACGGGGTCGCCGAGGTCCAGGACTTCATGCCGATCGTGGACGACTCCCGGGAGGCCGACCGGCACCGGCTGATCCGCCGGGTGCTGTGCGTCCGCGGATCGATGCCGTTCACCGCGCGGGTCGCCCCCCGCTTCGACTACGGCCGGCGGACCCACACCCTGGACATCGGCCACGACCACACCGTCTTCGCCTCCCCCGAGCTGTCGCTCGCGCTGACCACCAGCGTCACCCTCGAGGCCGACGGCCAGGACGCGGTGTCCACCTTCAAACTGGTCGAGGGCGAGAGCGCGGTCTTCGCCCTGGACCGTATCGGCGACTCGGTCCGGCCCCGGTCCTGCCCGCTGGCCGAGGCCGAGGAGCAGTTCGGTGCCACCGTGCGGTACTGGCGCCGCTGGCTGTCCCACTCCCGCTACCGAGGGCGGTGGCGGGAGATGGTGCACCGCTCGGCGCTCACCCTCAAGCTCCTCACCTACGCCCCGACCGGTGCCATCGTGGCCGCCCCCACCGCCAGCCTGCCGGAGCTGCTCGGCTCCACCCGCAACTGGGACTACCGCTACGTCTGGATCCGCGACGCCGCGTTCTGCATCTACGCGATGCTTCGGCTGGGCTTCACCGAGGAGGCCGAGGACTTCGTCCGCTTCCTGTCCGAGAACATCCGCCTCCAGGAGGGCCCGCGCGGACCGCTTCAGATCATGTACGGCATCGACGGCCGCAGCGACCTCCCCGAGGAGGAACTGCCCCATCTGGAGGGCTATCTGGGCTCGGCGCCGGTCCGCATCGGCAACAAGGCGGTCGAACAGCTCCAACTGGACATCTACGGCGCCCTGGTGGACTCCCTCTACCTCTATGACAAATGGGGCCAGCCGCTGTCCAGCGAGCACTGGGACACCATCGGTGACCTGGTCGGCTGGGTCTGCGACCACTGGGACCGGCCGGACCGCGGGATCTGGGAGACCCGGGTCGGGGACCAGCGGTTCCTGTACTCGCAGCTGATGTGCTGGGTCGCGATCGAGCGGGCCATGCGGATCGCCTCCCGCCGCGGCCTGCCCGCGGACACCCTCCGCTGGGCGCGGGCGCGCGACGCCATCTACCGGCGGATCATGCGGAACGGCTGGTCCCCGGCACGGCGTGCCTTCGTCCAGCACGAGGGCGACGACGTGCTCGACGCCGCCGTGCTGATGATGCCGCTCGCCAAGTTCATCTCCCCCACCGACCCCAAGTGGCTGTCCACCCTGGACGCCCTGGGCGAGGAGCTGGTGTCCGATTCGCTCGTCTACCGCTACGACCCGCAGCGCAGCCCGGACGGGCTGCCGGGCGAGGAGGGCACGTTCTCGATCTGCTCGTTCTGGTACGTGGAGGCCCTGGCCCGGGCGGGCCGGGTGGACGAGGCCCGGCTGGCCTTCGAGAAGATGCTGACCTACGCCAACCACCTCGGGCTGTACGCGGAGGAGATCGGGCGCACCGGCGAGCAGAGCGGCAACTTCCCGCAGGCGTTCACCCACCTCGCCCTGATCAGTGCCGCCTTCAACCTCGACCGGGCGCTGGGCTGA
- the tgmB gene encoding ATP-grasp ribosomal peptide maturase, translating into MTVLILTCRQDVTADLVVAELRERGVPLVRFDPADLPRDAALSVDFDRGDFTGYLSTGGRLMSMHGLRSIWVRRPGEPAAHAEEPSEWLTAECGQALYGMLYATTARWMNHPGAAVLARCKPFQLRIAQRSGFAVPATLVTTYPRAAHEFAAAFRDIVVKSTSGPPSVDPPVTLPTTRIGPETDFSDVAAGATLLQQYILKQADIRLICVGDQLFAARKVAAADQVDGRFGFHGHLWEPVEVPDRIVRTVHEYMSLTNLAYGAFDFAEDEEGIWWFLECNQGGQFGFIELETGQPIAAAVASWLAAPRNPEGS; encoded by the coding sequence ATGACGGTACTCATCCTGACGTGCCGCCAGGATGTGACGGCGGACCTGGTGGTGGCGGAGCTGCGCGAACGCGGCGTCCCCCTCGTCCGCTTCGACCCCGCGGACCTTCCCCGGGACGCCGCCCTGTCGGTCGATTTCGACCGCGGTGACTTCACCGGCTATCTGTCGACGGGCGGACGCCTGATGAGCATGCACGGCCTGCGCTCCATCTGGGTGCGCAGGCCGGGAGAGCCCGCGGCCCACGCCGAGGAGCCCTCGGAGTGGCTGACCGCCGAGTGCGGCCAGGCCCTGTACGGGATGCTGTACGCCACGACGGCCCGCTGGATGAACCACCCCGGCGCCGCCGTGCTGGCCCGCTGCAAACCCTTCCAGTTAAGGATTGCCCAGCGGAGCGGTTTCGCCGTCCCGGCCACTCTCGTCACCACGTATCCCCGGGCGGCCCATGAGTTCGCGGCCGCGTTCCGCGACATCGTCGTGAAATCCACCTCCGGTCCGCCCAGCGTCGATCCTCCGGTCACCCTCCCGACCACCCGCATCGGGCCCGAAACGGATTTCTCGGACGTCGCCGCGGGGGCCACCCTTCTCCAGCAGTACATTCTTAAACAAGCCGACATCCGGCTGATCTGTGTCGGTGACCAGTTGTTCGCAGCGCGTAAGGTCGCCGCCGCCGACCAGGTGGATGGCCGCTTCGGCTTCCATGGACATCTGTGGGAGCCGGTGGAAGTGCCCGACAGAATCGTTCGCACGGTCCACGAGTACATGTCACTCACCAATCTCGCCTACGGGGCCTTCGACTTCGCCGAGGACGAGGAGGGCATCTGGTGGTTCCTGGAGTGCAATCAAGGCGGCCAGTTCGGATTTATCGAGCTGGAGACCGGCCAGCCCATCGCGGCGGCCGTCGCGTCCTGGCTGGCCGCGCCCCGTAACCCCGAGGGCAGCTGA
- the tgmA gene encoding putative ATP-grasp-modified RiPP, protein MQPFALSHTIPADQSPVIVPYSYNVALQLNVLSDGRPAIADRAVLLATGTTTSTAGSKTHFDD, encoded by the coding sequence ATGCAGCCTTTTGCACTGAGCCACACAATCCCGGCCGACCAATCGCCGGTGATTGTTCCCTACTCGTATAACGTCGCCCTGCAGTTGAATGTACTTTCTGACGGGCGTCCGGCCATCGCCGACCGGGCGGTGCTTCTTGCCACCGGCACGACCACCTCAACAGCTGGTTCGAAGACGCACTTCGACGACTGA